The following DNA comes from Thermococcus piezophilus.
GTGGTTGCGATGAGTGAGGTAACCCTTCATGAAGCCAAGGAGATCATAGCGCAGGAGATAGAGAACCTCGCTAGGAGGAACAAAGAGCCGGAATGGATGACGCGCATAAGGTACAAAGGCTTGGAAGCCTTCGAGAAGGCCCCTCACAATGACCCTGTCATTAGCAAGGACGAACTGCTGAGGTTCATAGCCAAGCCAGAGATAGAGGGCTTCCCCGAGCACATAGAGAGCCTCGATGACCTCCCTCCAGAGATGAAGGCCCTGCTCGACAGGCTAGGCATAAGCGAGGTCGAGCAGAAGTATATTGCCGGTTTAGCCGTTCAGACAGACACTGGAATAATTTACAACCAGTTCCTCCAGGAGTGGGCGAAGAAGGGCCTCATAGTTCTTCCAATGGAGGAGGCAGTGAAGAAGTACCCAGATGTCATGAAGAGGCACTTCCTCCAGATGTTCAGCCCCAACGAGAGCAAGCTGGCAGCCTATCACACGGCAGTGTGGAACGGTGGTATCTTCCTCTACGTCAAGGAAGGCTTAAAGGTTCCCTTCCCGCTCCACCTGTTCTTCCTCATACAGGAGAGCGCATTAGCCCAGGCCCCGCACATAATAATCATCGCCGAACCCAACACGGAGTTCCACCTCATTGAGGGCTGTACAGCACCCGTTTTAGTTAAGCACTCCCTTCACCTCGACATGACGGAGGCGTATATACGCGACGGCGCAAGGGTCCAGCTCACGGTTCTCCAGAACTGGCCTGAGTACGTTCACACTAGGCCAATGACGAGAGCTAGAATAGGAAAGAACGCCCGTTTCATCAACACCACCGTCGGTCTCGGAACGGGGAGGAGCAACATAGCCAATCCCAAGTACTGGGTTGAGGAGAACGGCTACGTTGAATTGAACGGAATCATCCTCGGCCAGAAGGACTGGTACGTTGACCTTGGCGGCGAGATGTACCTCCAGGGAAGGGAAGCCGCGGGTATAAACGCCAGCAAGGCCGTGATAATGGACGAGAGCACTGTCATAACTAGGGGCAAGATAGTGGCCGAAGCGCCAAGAACCAAGGGACACATAAGCTGCGATGCCCTGGTGATGAGCGACAAAGCAGTGATGGAGACATATCCAGGTCTGGTTAGCAGGGTTGACGATGCCGAGCTGAGCCACGAAGCCGCTATAGGCAAAATCCACGAAGAGGAGCTCTTCTACCTTATGAGCCGCGGCCTGAGCGAGGAGAAGGCGACTCAGTTGATAGTCAAGGGCTTCCTCGAGCCGATGCTCAAGGACATCCCAATGGAATTCCTCATCGAGATAAGGAAAATAATCGAGATGGCAGTGAGCGGTGGAATGTGACTGAAGATTTTTCTCTTTGTTTCTTATATCCACTAATTTTAGTCGTTTTTTTCCCTGTGAATCCGAACTAAGAATTTTAAATGGCTCTTCGTCTCTTTTGTGGGTGATAATATGGATCTAATGGCTAAAGCGTTTGAAGAGGCAAAGAACAACCCAAAAATTAGGAAGAAGCTGAAGATAAAGGCCGCCTTCTCGCTGCTTCTGTTCGTAATGTTCCTTGGTGTGATATTCATAACCGTCGGGACAATAATCGCCAGCAAAGCCGGGAGCTTCTTAGGAATGACCCAGCTGGATTTTCTCAAGCTCAGGTCCCAGTACGGCATAATAATGATGTTCCTAATTATAATCCACCTCGCGATGAACAGAAGCATAATGAAGAAGGAGCTTGAGCTCCTCTTCGGCTGACTTCATTTTTAACTGTGGAATTCATTTTTGGCCAGTTCTTCAACAAGCTCAGCAGCCTTCGGAAGGGCCTTCTTTACTTCCTCGCTCAGCTCCATGCCAAGGTCAATTTCCTTCGCAACGACCCCAATGAAGTGGATTTCAACGTTGGCGAGCCTCTCGTCGAGTGCCATGAGGAGTTTGAGCCCTTCTATTGCCCCCATGAAGTGCGCGCTCCTGATTTCAGCTTTCAGCTTCTCGAAGACCTCATCGCCGCTCACGTGGATTATTTCTCCCGCCTTAAACCTTTCACTAAGTATGGCGTCGATGATTATGAGCCTCTCCTCTCCATTGTAATGGCTCTGGAGCCTGAATATGTCAGTGCCAACTTCGATAACGTTGTAACCTTTTTCCGCCAGAAGCCTGCCGACCTTTAAGCCCACTCCATCATCCTTCATCAGCTCGTTTCCTAGAGCTAAGATGAGCGTGCTCATAGATTTCCCTCCTTGTCTACTTTTTAGATG
Coding sequences within:
- a CDS encoding SufD family Fe-S cluster assembly protein; this translates as MSEVTLHEAKEIIAQEIENLARRNKEPEWMTRIRYKGLEAFEKAPHNDPVISKDELLRFIAKPEIEGFPEHIESLDDLPPEMKALLDRLGISEVEQKYIAGLAVQTDTGIIYNQFLQEWAKKGLIVLPMEEAVKKYPDVMKRHFLQMFSPNESKLAAYHTAVWNGGIFLYVKEGLKVPFPLHLFFLIQESALAQAPHIIIIAEPNTEFHLIEGCTAPVLVKHSLHLDMTEAYIRDGARVQLTVLQNWPEYVHTRPMTRARIGKNARFINTTVGLGTGRSNIANPKYWVEENGYVELNGIILGQKDWYVDLGGEMYLQGREAAGINASKAVIMDESTVITRGKIVAEAPRTKGHISCDALVMSDKAVMETYPGLVSRVDDAELSHEAAIGKIHEEELFYLMSRGLSEEKATQLIVKGFLEPMLKDIPMEFLIEIRKIIEMAVSGGM
- a CDS encoding hydrogenase maturation protease; translation: MSTLILALGNELMKDDGVGLKVGRLLAEKGYNVIEVGTDIFRLQSHYNGEERLIIIDAILSERFKAGEIIHVSGDEVFEKLKAEIRSAHFMGAIEGLKLLMALDERLANVEIHFIGVVAKEIDLGMELSEEVKKALPKAAELVEELAKNEFHS